The Onthophagus taurus isolate NC chromosome 6, IU_Otau_3.0, whole genome shotgun sequence region AACGACTAAGCATTTTAAACATTGATGATGTCATAGTGGATGCAGAGATTTATGTGGTACCTGACGAATCCCAGGATGATGCAATGATTGTTGGAAATTCCGCCTTCAAGGACTCGAACATTTGCATTATTAAACAAGGGcactctttgaaaatatttcgaaatttgACAAGCGAAAACGATAACGAAGAATACCAAATAGATAACGAATCAAATTATGAAACCGACGACGAAGGGGAAGAAGCGAGTGTACAATacgaagaaaatgaagaaacgAGTGTACCTGATGAAGAAATCGAAGAAGAAACGAAAGAAGTTAATGACCGAAATGAGGAAGAAAATCTCTTTGTTTTGCGGACCCAACAAAGTGAAGAAGAAACGAATGTTAATCCAAACCtaaacaaagaagaaaaagaagcaGTGAACGAACTTTTGAACCAAAATAAAGAGTTATTTGCACGAAATTTGTGTGAAATCGGACAAACAAACGCAACGGAAATGGTTATTGCAGTGACCAGCAGTGAACCGATAACATGTCGACCATATCGCATACCGTATGCGAAACGCGAAACTGTTAGTAAAATGATTCAAGAACTATTGGAAGCGGGTATTATTCGCGAATCTACGTCAAACTACGCAAGTCCAACAGTGTTAGTAAAGAAACAGAACGGTGATGATCGTTTGTGCGTGGACTACAGACGGTTAAACAGTGTGACCAAGAAAATGTACGTTCCGATGATGAACATTGATGAACAGTTGGATGGGCTGTCGGGTAATAGGTACTTTACAACATTAGATCTATCGAGTGGATATTATCAAATTCCTATAGCGGAACAGTGTCGAAAGTTTACGGCTTTTGTGACAACAGACGGGCAATATGAGTTTACACGTATGCCGTTTGGACTTGTTAACGCGCCGAGTGTTTTTTCAAGATTAATGTCACAGGTAACTAACAAGCTTAAACCTGGATATGTTTCAGTATACATGGATGACGTGCTCATCCCGAGTAAAACCGTTGAAGAAGGAATAGAAAAATTACAGAACGTCTTGAGTCTGTTCAAAGAAGAGGGATTAACGTTGAACAAGAAGAAATGCCGATTCCTTCAGGAAAGAGTCGATTATTTGGGTTTAGAAGTAACTGAAGATGGAATAAGACCAGGAGTAAGAAAGGTCGAAGCCGTACAGAACTTCAAGAAACCTACAACACCCCGTGAAGTTCGACAATTTTTGGGTTTGACAGGTTTTTTCCGAAAATTTGTGGAAAACTACGCAATGATAGCGAAACCTTTGACGTTATTGACACGAAAAGATGTTGAATGGATTTGGAACGACGACCATGAACAAGCATTCAAGGAACTTAAGACTCGGTTAACAGAGCGGCCGATATTGACGTTATACAATCACGAAGCAGAATTGGAAGTACACTCAGATGCGAGCAAAGATGGATTAGCAGGAATTTTGTTACAGCGCGTGAAAAAAAGGACCATTACAGCCAATCATTTACTACAGCAGACAGACGACCGAACTGGAGAGCAAATACCACAGTTTCGAGTTAGAAGCGTTAGCAGCTACTGACGCCATTGAGCGGTTCCGAATATATTTATTGGGAAAGAAATTTACGTTGTGCACAGATTGCAATTCGCTCAAAACaatgatgaagaaaaaagATCTATCGCCACGAGTTGCTAGATGGATTCTCAAGTTGCAAGAATACGACTTCGATGTTATACATCGACCGGGCGAAACCATGAAACACGTAGATGCTTTAAGTCGATCACCGTATGAAGTTCCTCAAGTTACAGAAACAGTAAGCTTGGATGTTCTAAACATTAAACCAGAAAATTTTGACTGGTTGTTGACAATGCAATTACAAGACACCAAGATTGCAGAAATTAAAAACACACTAACGAGAAAACCAAATACGAACGAAGAACGACAAGTacataaagattttatttttaaacaaaatgcatTGTTCAGAGTAAtcgacaataaattaaaatgggtAGTTCCAAAAGAAATCGTTTGGCGAGTTATAAAATCAAGTCACGATGAGATGGGACATTACGGAATTGAAAAGACTTTGGAAATCATAAAGAGACACTATTGGTTTTCAAAAATGAGAAAGAAGGTTATCAACTATATTAAATCCTGTGTAGAATGttgttattataaaacaaaaagtgggAAACGTGAAGGAGAGCTCCATAATATCGAACGCATACCGATACCGTTTCATACCGTGAACATCGACCATTTAGGACCTTTCCCAAGAAGTTCAAAAGGCTATACACATATTCTTGTCTACGttgataattttacaaaatatagTTATCTAGAGAGTGTACGAGACACTGGCACCAAGAACGTTATCAAAACGTTGgaaacaatattttcaatttttggacCGCCTAAACGTCTAATATCTGACAGAGGAACGGCATTCACGtcaaaacaatttcaaaacttCTGCAACGATCACGACATTGCACATATAAAAACAGCTGTAGCTACTCCAAGAGCCAACGGACAGGTAGAACGATTTAATAAAACGATTACCAACGCTGTGACCACAACATGTCAGAAACCAGATGGGAAAGATTGGGATGTAAAATTGAAACTGATCCAGTACGCAATGAATTCtgtcaaaaacaaaacaacgAAAGAAACCCCTCATGACCTCTTATTTGGATTTCAACCGAggaatgttttcaaaaataaactgGTTCTAGCGTTAGAGGATGAAGACATGTTAGACAGAACACTTCTGAGACTCCAGGCGTTGGTTTTAATCGAGAAGCAGCAAGGAAAACAGAAAGAATACTTTGATAAACACCGAAGAACACCTACGAAATACAATGTCGGAGATTTAGTTCTGATTCAGAGAGAACCAGTCTCTACAGGGGAACCTCGAAAACTAAAGCCTCATTTCAAAGGACCGTATCAGATAGTAGAAACTTTTCCAAACGATAGGTACAGAATCGTTGATATAGAAGGAGCCGAAAACTCTCAACGAAAATTTAGTCAAATTTACGCGGCTCATCATTTAAAGGGGTGGTGCATACCTTACGACCCGAGTGAAGTCGAGGACGACTACATGAGTAGCGAAGCCGAATGTGATAACTAGCGCCCTCTGTATCGAGAAGTTCGTTACTTCGAGATGAAATTATGTTCCTTTTGAGTAGTTGGTAACATCAGTTAAGTCAGCGAACGCGTCGCGTGAACAAGTACGAGAGAGTTCGTGTAGTGAGTTTCGTACGTGGAGGTTAGAAAAGACGTTAAcggttaatttagtttattataaGAACAATAGTTAAGTTACGATAAACAGTTGTAAAGAACAATAATAAAACGCTGTTTAAATAAAGGTTTTGATTATTACTTTCACAACATCTGTAAAGGTGTCGTTGGCAGTGTTTAGTACCACGCGCGTgtgaaaaaagttataaagtttttaattatagtgaAGTGTGTCTTACGCATAAAATGTAAGTACAAGTTTCTATAAGTATAACCGATGACGCGGATTCAGTCTTCTTTGTCCGCATTACATGGTTGCTGTATCTCAGACAGAGAAAACCGAAACGTGTCCGCTCTCAATCTTTCACCGGTCTAATGATATGGACCTAGCGAAGAAATCATGTAATTGCAGAAAAATTTAGTCCCCGCAATGCGCAAAAGAGTACTTGGCGTAACTCAGGTATACATTCAGGTTGAttcattcttttttcttaGGGCAAGCACATCTGGACAACGTAAGACCAGGCGTAATTTGCGTAGAAAAGTGCAGCCTGAGGATTATGAGCGGGTACTTCAAGAACTCTCTCACCATGAAATACAAGAGCAGCAAGAAGACCCTTACGATTTCACAGACGATAGTGAAGGTGAAGAAGAAACTATTTTGGAGGAGAGGGACGAAGGTGACGACGAACAATCAGGAGACGAGAGTGAAGAAGACCTGGCGATGACATCTGATTTCGAAGTTTTTTTGCCACAAGGAAAAAATAGTGACACTTTTTGGCTTAGTTCACCTACAACTCTTCAGTCAAAATCTAAGTCAAAAAATATCGTAAATATTTTGCCCGGGCCTACGCGCAATGCAAAAGATGTGTCTACCGAAATGGAtgtctttttaaaattgtttgatctAAACATGATTGACAGAATTGTAGAACACACTAATGTATACATTGATAAGAAAAGGGAAAGTCAGGGTTTCCAAAGAGAGAGGGATTGTAGGATAACAACACGCTTCGAAATAATGGCGTTAATGGGAATTTTATTCCTTTTAGGAATAAACAAAAGCAGCCGAGCTAACGCATCTCGAGCTTGGAAAACGAATGGCACTGGGATGATGATATGCAGAGCAACATTTGGAATAAAtagatttagatttttattgcaatctCTTAGATTTGACGATAAAAGAACACGGCAGCAACAAGGGGCTACGGATAAATTGGCACCAATTAGGGAACTTTACACCAATCTACATGAAAATTGTCAACGCAATTATTGCCTATCAGAATTTGTAACAATAGACGAAATGTTACACCCGTTCCGAGGTCGCTGTGGGTTTATAGTTTACTTACTTGATAAACCTGGGAAATACGGTATCAAACTCTATGTGTTAGCAGATGCCAAAACCCACTATGTCTTTAGATTTGAAATATATTGTAGGAAGCAACCTGACGGGCCATTTTCAGTTTCCAACAAACCAATGGATATAGTGAAACGGTTGGTATCAACCATTCTGAACAGCAATAGGAATGTCACAGTAGACAACTACTACTCAAGTTATCAGCTAGCGAtatatttgaaagaaaatggACTCAGCTTCATCGCAACAATGAAGAAAAACAAACCCGAGATTCCACCTCAATTCTTGCCCAATAAAAATCGGGAAGTCGGGTCTTCCATTTTTGGTTTCCAAGACGacgtcaaaaaaataaaagcgtAATTCTTATTTCCACAATGCACGACGAAGGAGAAGTAGACGAGGAGAATGGAAAACCAATTATTATATTAGACTACAATGCGACAAAAGGAGGTGTTGATGCAGTTGACGAAAAGTGTGGGAATTATTCGACTAAAAGAAGAACCTGGAGATGGCCGCTtaccaaggacagtagaatctaacaggactgctacatgcattgtatttttgtagcccactacgggttggttgcccgccaTCTACGTCACagtatttgccacgcctggtaactgtctgtgtttttaaaggttatatgatagacattaatacgtctaaaaacataaaacttcaaaaataatatggtGTGAagtagtttgcgggcaggttgtcacaacaatggatgtagcagtcctgttagattctactgtccttggccGCTTACTatgttttttagatttttggaTATAACGGGAGTAAATTCCCATATTATATATGTTGGCAATCACATGATGACTGCTGATTTTCTAGAGTCATTGTCTTTTAACCTTCTTGAAAATCACCTAAAAGAAAGAGCTAAGATAGCCAACCTTCCGCaggatataaaaagttttctgGCTAGATATCAAGATGTCCCAGAGGAGCAAGCGGTTCCTGACCAAAGAAGACGAGGTCCATGCCACGAATGcggaaaacacaaaaataacacAACAACCGTACGTTGTACCGAGTGCACAAGGTTTGTGTGCAAAAACCATTGtgagagattttcaaaatgtagATCTTGTATTAACGATGCAATGTcgtcttaattaaaaaaaaataattataaatttgttttccaaTCGTTTGTTTTACTAACTATTGATATTTTGCAAACATACGAATCAgttttggtattaatatttcgCACTGTACCGACAAAACGGTTAAAAGTTCAAATGCGGTACGCAGTACCGCGCGCGTTTAGAGAGGTCTGAACGTAGAGCGCGTGTAGCTAAGggttaattcaataaataggaaaatatttttgtactatagatttatttaattaatctaCTTTCGACCTCTTCTTTACTTTAAAAGCATCGTTGATTGTAAATCAATTCtcataattcaatttttaatgctCAACCAACGATTCCGTTCAATACATTGCTTACTGTTTGATTTGATTGCTTCAGTAGTTAGCTTCAGTTGGTTAAGATGTCGAAAATACTCGGTTTTTACGTTGCAGAAAAGTCTTTCCGAAAAGATCATTGTTGGCCCTCTTCGCGAGGATTTCGCGGATTTGCACCAACAATTTTGGTTGTTATAAGCGTAATTTGGGTTATTTACCCGTTTATAATAGAAATTGCAAGTGAGTGTTGTCTAAAATTAATcgagatatattttttatcgtTCTCTTTATGATTTTAGATTAtaaaacgaattttgaaaaattattatttcacgTGGATTTATCCTCGATAATAATGTTATTGCTGTGTTTCAACATTCAATTATGGTGGAGTCGACGTCAATTAATCCAAATAACCGATTTATTGAGAGATTTCAGCCAATATGGTATTCCGCAAAGACTCAAAGTCATTGATAAAAACActaagatgttcaaaatgttgcATTACAGAGGACTTGTTGTGGCGTACTTACTTACTACTTGCATCACATGCAATCccttccattaaaaaaagtatacaGTAAATTTCCTTTGTTATAACTTTTACTAACATCTGTTGGCAAATGGATACACTGCCTAgtttatgtacagggtgtcccaatttcgatgtccacataggctatctccgaaactaaaagagatagaaaaaaagtagcttacctgtcatgatctcgtttttcgagaaaatgctaatgccgaaaactccgaacagctatcgtcttttgttttcgccctatcggcaaaaactgaaaattttgcgaaaacgacaatagcgaatatctcacttattatcaaagatggagtattataaataaaacattatatggacaactttttatgaagaattcagtggcgtaggtagaatttttttctcatcttttattttcgagatttgagacataactttatttttttaaatggaaagcatagttggctatgacctaaaataatttgttattttcttctgataacaaatatatatagtttgtggggtatatttcttatagttattgaataattaacaaaaattcattttgttttatctaaaactaatgtatgtatttaaaagttaatgttgctatggtgataaccatacatactatgatggaacataatgtatcaattttttttgttctttctaaaactattgtatgtatttaaaacttaatgttgttatggtgataacaatgccacgatggaaaacattgggtacgttcagcaggtgtcaacagttgaattaaatcagtCAGTTACTTGTATGAGCTTTAATACAGCGGAACGAAAACGGCTGAACAAGCAATTGAGAATTAGCAGTTcagcataacctaaaactatggccaacaataatatttttaaaaattttgtgttattacaagagataatggatgatgatgttgattttaaggctcatttcattttatacagttctgccagttttcaaaattaaaggagagaaacaaaaaatattaatcctaaCCTAGAATTTCACAACCGCTGACAAACTAAGCGCAGATTACTTACGCTGAGTTATTTACTAAACTGCTGCGTAACAGCGCTGACTCAGCATATCGTTCAGCCGCGACTGCTAATATAGCAACTTAACAGTTGACACCGGCTGAACGTgcccattgtttccaattattgccaaagtttgtagtagtatttaaaaattcactgacaactctggcattatgtgctggtgctccgtcatattgaaaatatatcatttgagacatatttagtggcaaattgtcgaccaaaggctcaatgtgctgccttaatatattgaggtattacctgagtttaagtttttatggtagatactatatgccaacattctattatctaaaagggcacaccatacattgaacctcaaccttctttgaacactcagagacttcattggtccagatgacattttgaacaaacagcagattatttaatttttctaaatatcatctacaaaattctaatcttagattgacatctcctgcacgtaaataatgagttaggcccgctttgtatggtttatacatatttttctttcatattcggaaGCAGCggtttttgggtcagacgtcttgttcaatttctctgcaagatgttgatggatttatcgcaagtgaagccaacacattgacttcatcctcttgcaggccattttggtatgtttttgcacgtggtttggggatggaccaaaaatctattaaattttctgctaaccggctgaaggttcttacgtgcggttgtcttctttccgaataccttgtgaaatataattccgcggctaacgtcgcattcttatctgataacatatagcattccatcatgttacattttcataattttcgaagttcattgtaaagttttatttagttttgttatactttgacacctaacatgctggtgcatcaTACCAGctcataatgccagagttgttatcgaatttttaaatacaaactttgacaattatttgatacattatgttccatcacagtatgtatggttatcaccatagcaacattaacttttaaatacatacattatgtttagataaaacaaaatgaatttttgttaattattcaataactataagaaatatgccccacaaactatatatatttgttatcagaagaaaataacaaattattttaggtcatagccaactatggtttccatttaaaaaaataaaattacgtcaaaaatctcgaaaataaaaaatgggaaaaaaattctacctacgccactgaattcttcgtaaaaagttgcccatataatgttttatttataatactcaatCTTTGATTCTCAATTTCGAACATATTTCGCAACTTGTTGCAACTTTTTCTATTGCTTCATCTAAGTAAGGCCACCAAAAATATGCACGTGCCAAAGACTTCATTTTTACAACTCCCATGTGCGTCCCATGAAGTTCTCTTAATAtattcgtttttaatttttctggcGGAATTACCCTGTGATTCCACattattgcattttttgaaattaccaATTCATGGCGCTTaccaaaatattgttttaaacgTTTATCATATACATATTTAGGCCAACCCGCTAAAATGAACTCTTTAACCTTCGTCAAAACTGGATCTTTTTTCGTTTCCGCTACTATCAAGTTCAAATCTAAATTGAGGTCAGCgcttttactaaaaaaataacaataatctaATTCAACATCTTCTATTTTAACCGTATTTTCTTCCTTACATGGTAAACGTGATAAACAATCTGCTACGTTGTCTTTAGAAGGAACATAAACTATATCATATTGATAATTAGACAAAATTACCGCCCAACGACGCAATCTATTTGCAGCAAATTCCGGAATTCCCTTCTTTTCTccaaaaatcgttaataatgGCTTATGATCGGTTACTAGCTTAACCCGTTTTCCGAATAAATACTGattaaattttagtacccCGTATATTATTGCTAAAGCTTCCTTTTCAATTTGAGAATACTTTTTTTCGGCCGCCGTTAACACTCGCGACGCGAAAGCAATGGGTTTATCTTTTCCCCGTTCGAACTCATGGCTGAGAACAGCCCCTATTCCATATGAAGAAGCATCAACTGTTAATCTTATTTGCATTTCTGGATTAAAATGTACTAGAACTTTGGTCGATAACATTAACTGTTTTATTTCGTCAAAAGATTCTTGACATTTTTGCGACCAATGCCATTTAACTTTATCTTTCAACAAATTATATAACGGGTATAATACTGtagacaagttttttataaatttaaaaatgtcactGTTAACTTTTCTTCCAGCAAACGATCGAGCACTGCACCCCTTTCGAATCCAGTGATGAATTTATCTCTTGTTGCTACCTCCAGATAATCGCCGAAATCGCACGTGATCGCTAAACTCCTAACACGTGTTGCCCAATCTTTAACagcttcatttttttctttccgcGACTCGTAGAATTTTATCCTTTCTGCAAAAATCGACGTCTGCGGCGTAAAATATCCATCCATTACCTCTTTTATATCATCGAAGGATTTTAATTCCGGTACAATCGGCATACATAAATTAAACACGAGCCTGTAGGCGTCTTCGTCCAGCATATTAAGTAGCACCGCTCTTTTCCTATCGTCATTTTCTATTGTGTTAGccagaaaataattattgagacgTGCTTTGTAAATATTCCAATCAGATACATGGAGTTTAAATTCGCGTAACTGGCCCAATACTTGTGCTCCGCCGCTCGAACCTTCCTCTCCTTGCTGATTTggcattttattttaatcctcGTCGCCAATGTAAtggtttataataaacacttcgatttgaaataaactaaactttaTTCTCACTTAATTTACATGTCTTTTTACCATCTTGGTTCTTGACGCTTTTGTTACGACTCATTCTTCTAATACTCGTAATCACACAAACCTGTTTGCAGTCATGCGCATTCAAGTTCTCTATACATTacagtgagatattcgcgattgtcgttttcgcataattttcagtttttgccgataggacgaaaacaaaagacgatagctgttcggagttttcggcattagcattttctcgaaaaacgagatcatgacatgtgtaagctactttttttctatctcttttagtttcggagatagcctatgcggacatcgaaattgggacaccctgtacacatTCACTAGTAAATGTATACACTCTATGATCAGTAAATAGTTTCACTGAAACGTTTCGTTAATGTGTACATTGACTGGCTAATGTGTATTAACTGAAATGCACCCTTTACCTGTAACATATACATACTGGCTGGTAGCcaataaagaattatttcacTCTCCGTTTTTGTGACTATTCTGTTACATTTCGATTTCTTTTAGTTCGACTGAAGGTGAGGTTTGTACCTTGTTACTAGTTTCGAATaaataagaagaagaaagtaagggtaagtttttttagatttcttttatattattaataattttgtagcATATTTTTAGTTGTAATGACGATATTAAAATAGTGAAAATAGATaagaagatttaagaaaaagcaAGTAAGggtaagttttttttgatttctttatattattaatatttttgtaacatatttttagttgtaattacgattttaaaatagtgatacaaatttctaaaaataattggaattGGATTATTGATATACATACCGCCACCTATTTTACAGTAGCTATAACACAGCTCCGCAAAATAATCGAAACAGCTAGACTACTATCCTCGTTTATAGATATCTCTAGCTCGTGCTGCCTCTAACGGCAAACGGGAAAACATCAAGAAGaatgaattgaattaaattagaaatcCGACTTGTAGTATAAGTTGCATACtcagaataaaaaattaattgaatttatgtGATTGAACACGGAATTGTGTACCAtacaatatatttaattacgttaaactacattaaattacatgtaaatatttaaaaaaatatatctgtccttttttttataacagaaccaaaaatttacttgctaatttaaaaaatcaattaagatGTTTCtcagttaaaattaaaaaaattaacataattatttcCGATTTAACCTTCCGGCAGGCGCGTTTGTGTACAAAGTACACACAATTGTATTTAAGGGGTAGAATGACGTAATTTCcgtataaataaagttttctttagcAGATATTCCTTTAGAGTTAATTTGTCTTTCGAGGGATACGgttgaaaatttgttgagatgcttaaaaatttaaagaaaactaaaTTAGTGAGATTAAGTGAGTTTgtgtacaaaatatttttaaatctttatttttaaaacacgaAACTAACGCTGAAAACTTATGATTTATTTAGTCAATTTTTACTCGAATGAtctcttcatttttattcataatatcacgaaATGATAATTTGAGAGATGgattgttaaatattttggaAGAGGAACCTAAATAAAAATCGTCAGCCTCAATCGTCTTTATTTTTGCTTTCAAAAAGATACTGTATTAGTATCTTATGTCCCAAGAAAAAACAAAGCCGTTATATTATTATCAACGATGCAAGACTTACCGGAAGTTGACGAAGAATCACATAAAcccgaaataattttaagttataatcAAACAAAAGGAGCAGTAGATACGGTTGATAATATGTGCGCTGCCTAACGAATAAACTCGCAAATATTGTATTTCACAAAACATTCTGCGGGAAATCAGTGTCGACGAAGAATTTTCTTAAGTAATTTAGCaattgttttaatgaaagaGCAACTAATTATGAGAACTCACATAATTACGTTGCCAAAGTATATTCGAGCGTTTTTGCAAATATCCTACATGGGCGCTAATTGCGGAACGTCTGAAACACAACCAACTCAATCTAGAAAACGAGGGAGGTGTAAAGTATGTATAAATACTACACAAAAATGCAAATGTAAGCAATTTATATGTACCGGGTGGGCCACTAAGAAAGGACGCCGGCTATATCTCAGAAACTGTTGATCGCATAGTTTTCagacaaaaaaattcttatacaAAGTGACCCATAGAAACTactggaaattattttcaactttGTAAAACTACCGCTAGGGGACGTAATGCCAAcgac contains the following coding sequences:
- the LOC139430198 gene encoding piggyBac transposable element-derived protein 4-like — its product is MRKRVLGVTQVYIQVDSFFFLRASTSGQRKTRRNLRRKVQPEDYERVLQELSHHEIQEQQEDPYDFTDDSEGEEETILEERDEGDDEQSGDESEEDLAMTSDFEVFLPQGKNSDTFWLSSPTTLQSKSKSKNIVNILPGPTRNAKDVSTEMDVFLKLFDLNMIDRIVEHTNVYIDKKRESQGFQRERDCRITTRFEIMALMGILFLLGINKSSRANASRAWKTNGTGMMICRATFGINRFRFLLQSLRFDDKRTRQQQGATDKLAPIRELYTNLHENCQRNYCLSEFVTIDEMLHPFRGRCGFIVYLLDKPGKYGIKLYVLADAKTHYVFRFEIYCRKQPDGPFSVSNKPMDIVKRLVSTILNSNRNVTVDNYYSSYQLAIYLKENGLSFIATMKKNKPEIPPQFLPNKNREVGSSIFGFQDDVKKIKA